The following are encoded together in the Girardinichthys multiradiatus isolate DD_20200921_A chromosome X, DD_fGirMul_XY1, whole genome shotgun sequence genome:
- the LOC124862919 gene encoding cyclin-F-like isoform X1 yields MKAGVVHCRCSKCYSIPARKRVRKRSSTLTLLSLPEEIFLYVLRCLSAEDLLSVRAVHSQLRDIVDGHNSVWARVSFRDTWPSPNVLWLFERAAEKGNFEAAVKLGIAYLYNEGPLLSDEGRADVCGRKASHFFSLAESLLSPKADPFTWVFIRSPWSPTGSCCKAVVFDHLKAECESNMEKRGPLLHCLARVLLLFEEEEKRSDAVAMLEESSQAGCLQSSYLLWEHSHKAAMSDPGRYLQCVRTLRDYAGKGCWEAQLSLAKVFSIGNPLGLDSKACSEIVAQIFNSVHQHSTQGMLRRGVKDTMRYILVDWLVEVTTMKDFSSQTLHVTVGCVDRYLALRSVPKARLQLLGIACMVVCTRYVSKEILTIREAVWLTDNTYKYEDLVRMMGEVVSVLKGKIRSPTLLDYREVLLFLLPLERRSTYLFSYICELSLLYSALATTPPAKLACTALLLTRVLHHYAGPVWPTLLRDYTGFTKEDLVPLSVLLYVKCFSQDVPKDYRHVSLTGVKQRFEDEAYQEISKEKVMDFKELCQILEIPEAEPQMEPPSPTSGQPADIHTFLASPSNTSKRRRDDCTQDHRSGLVATPTAELSNQEEMLLGDILDWSLDSSCSGYEGDREEDSETEKDGDFSMISIKLHPLADGDDKLECCRALSSDDDSFCEAYSDGSKDCPDQEPSASSADHHSSGYLSSSSIVTRTFRTFTASLGAASAKAQPGFHLLVPMQRPRGTSTRQLKRKNVAAHSGGEVEREDGDVHSAIAGFMSL; encoded by the exons ATGAAAGCGGGCG tcgTCCACTGCCGTTGTTCGAAATGCTACTCAATTCCTGCCCGGAAGCGGGTCCGTAAGCGATCTTCAACCCTAACTCTGCTATCGTTACCTGAGGAAATTTTTCTCTATGTTCTCCGATGTCTGTCTGCGGAGGACCTCCTGTCTGTCAGAGCG GTACATTCACAGCTCCGGGACATTGTTGACGGCCACAACAGTGTGTGGGCCAGAGTCAGTTTCAGGGACACATGGCCATCGCCTAATGTTTTATGGCTGTTTGAAAG GGCTGCCGAGAAAGGGAACTTTGAAGCTGCTGTGAAACTTGGGATTGCCTATTTGTACAACGAAGGAC CTTTGTTGAGCGATGAAGGGCGAGCAGATGTATGCGGTCGAAAAGCCTCCCACTTCTTCAGCTTGGCGGAGAGCCTGCTCTCTCCCAAAGCGGATCCCTTCACTTGGGTTTTCATCCGTTCTCCGTGGTCGCCCACTGGCAGCTGCTGCAAGGCCGTGGTGTTCGATCACCTAAAGGCTGAGTGTGAAAGCAATATG GAGAAGAGGGGCCCTTTGTTGCACTGTTTGGCCAGAGTTTTGCTCCTGTTTGAA GAGGAAGAAAAGCGATCAGATGCTGTAGCCATGCTGGAGGAGTCATCGCAGGCCGGCTGCTTGCAGAGTTCATACTTGTTGTGGGAGCACAGCCATAAAGCAGCT ATGTCGGATCCAGGAAGGTATCTTCAGTGTGTGAGAACCCTCAGGGACTATGCTGGAAAAGGATGCTGGGAAGCACAG CTGTCTCTGGCTAAAGTGTTCAGCATTGGGAATCCGCTGGGTTTGGATTCCAAGGCCTGCTCAGAGATAGTGGCCCAGATTTTCAACTCGGTACATCAACACAGCACTCAGGGTATGCTCAGACGAGGCGTTAAGGACACCATGAG GTACATCCTGGTGGACTGGCTCGTGGAGGTGACCACCATGAAGGACTTCTCCAGCCAGACCCTGCACGTGACAGTGGGTTGCGTGGACCGATACCTGGCTCTGCGTTCTGTGCCAAAGGCCCGCCTTCAGCTGTTAGGAATTGCTTGCATGGTGGTTTGTACACG atATGTAAGCAAAGAAATCCTGACCATACGCGAGGCCGTTTGGCTGACGGACAACACCTACAAATATGAAGACCTGGTGCGAATGATGGGGGAGGTTGTGTCTGTGCTGAAAGGAAAAATAAGG AGCCCCACGCTGCTGGACTACAGGGAGGTGCTGCTGTTTCTGCTCCCCCTGGAGAGGCGGTCCACTTATCTGTTCAGCTATATCTGTGAGCTGTCGCTGCTCTACTCTGCTCTCGCCACTACACCTCCTGCCAAACTGGCCTGCACTGCACTGCTCCTCACAAGGGTGCTGCATCACTATG CAGGTCCTGTCTGGCCCACTCTGTTGAGGGACTACACAGGATTTACCAAGGAGGACCTTGTTCCTCTCTCTGTGCTGCTCTATGTCAAATG TTTCAGTCAAGATGTGCCCAAAGACTACAGGCACGTGTCTCTGACTGGAGTCAAGCAGCGCTTTGAAGACGAGGCCTATCAGGAgatcagcaaagaaaag GTGATGGACTTTAAAGAGCTCTGTCAGATCTTGGAGATTCCTGAAGCTGAGCCTCAGATGGAGCCTCCTAGTCCAACAAGTGGTCAACCAGCAGACATCCATACCTTCCTGGCTTCTCCATCAAATACTAGCAAGAG GAGACGCGATGACTGCACACAGGACCACCGGAGCGGCCTCGTGGCCACGCCCACGGCAGAGCTGTCCAATCAGGAGGAGATGCTACTGGGAGACATCCTGGACTGGAGTCTGGACTCTTCCTGCTCCGGTTACGAGGGGGACCGCGAGGAAGACAGCGAGACTGAGAAAGATGGGGATT TTTCCATGATCTCTATCAAGCTGCACCCGCTGGCTGATGGAGATGATAAACTGGAGTGCTGCCGAGCTCTCTCTAGCGACGACGACAGTTTCTGTGAAGCATACAGTGATGGGAGCAAAGATTGCCCAGACCAAGAACCATCTGCCTCGTCCGCAGATCATCACAGCTCAGGATACTTATCCTCGTCCTCCATAGTGACCCGCACGTTCAGGACCTTTACTGCCTCTCTTGGCGCAGCCTCTGCCAAAGCCCAGCCGGGTTTCCACCTCTTGGTGCCCATGCAGAGGCCCCGGGGCACCTCCACCAGACAGTTGAAGAGGAAGAACGTAGCGGCTCACAGTGGCGGTGAGGTGGAAAGGGAAGACGGAGATGTTCATTCGGCAATAGCAGGGTTCATGAGCCTGTGA
- the LOC124862919 gene encoding cyclin-F-like isoform X3, which yields MKAGVVHCRCSKCYSIPARKRVRKRSSTLTLLSLPEEIFLYVLRCLSAEDLLSVRAVHSQLRDIVDGHNSVWARVSFRDTWPSPNVLWLFERAAEKGNFEAAVKLGIAYLYNEGPLLSDEGRADVCGRKASHFFSLAESLLSPKADPFTWVFIRSPWSPTGSCCKAVVFDHLKAECESNMEKRGPLLHCLARVLLLFEEEEKRSDAVAMLEESSQAGCLQSSYLLWEHSHKAAMSDPGRYLQCVRTLRDYAGKGCWEAQLSLAKVFSIGNPLGLDSKACSEIVAQIFNSVHQHSTQGMLRRGVKDTMRYILVDWLVEVTTMKDFSSQTLHVTVGCVDRYLALRSVPKARLQLLGIACMVVCTRYVSKEILTIREAVWLTDNTYKYEDLVRMMGEVVSVLKGKIRSPTLLDYREVLLFLLPLERRSTYLFSYICELSLLYSALATTPPAKLACTALLLTRVLHHYAGPVWPTLLRDYTGFTKEDLVPLSVLLYVKCFSQDVPKDYRHVSLTGVKQRFEDEAYQEISKEKVMDFKELCQILEIPEAEPQMEPPSPTSGQPADIHTFLASPSNTSKRRRDDCTQDHRSGLVATPTAELSNQEEMLLGDILDWSLDSSCSGYEGDREEDSETEKDGD from the exons ATGAAAGCGGGCG tcgTCCACTGCCGTTGTTCGAAATGCTACTCAATTCCTGCCCGGAAGCGGGTCCGTAAGCGATCTTCAACCCTAACTCTGCTATCGTTACCTGAGGAAATTTTTCTCTATGTTCTCCGATGTCTGTCTGCGGAGGACCTCCTGTCTGTCAGAGCG GTACATTCACAGCTCCGGGACATTGTTGACGGCCACAACAGTGTGTGGGCCAGAGTCAGTTTCAGGGACACATGGCCATCGCCTAATGTTTTATGGCTGTTTGAAAG GGCTGCCGAGAAAGGGAACTTTGAAGCTGCTGTGAAACTTGGGATTGCCTATTTGTACAACGAAGGAC CTTTGTTGAGCGATGAAGGGCGAGCAGATGTATGCGGTCGAAAAGCCTCCCACTTCTTCAGCTTGGCGGAGAGCCTGCTCTCTCCCAAAGCGGATCCCTTCACTTGGGTTTTCATCCGTTCTCCGTGGTCGCCCACTGGCAGCTGCTGCAAGGCCGTGGTGTTCGATCACCTAAAGGCTGAGTGTGAAAGCAATATG GAGAAGAGGGGCCCTTTGTTGCACTGTTTGGCCAGAGTTTTGCTCCTGTTTGAA GAGGAAGAAAAGCGATCAGATGCTGTAGCCATGCTGGAGGAGTCATCGCAGGCCGGCTGCTTGCAGAGTTCATACTTGTTGTGGGAGCACAGCCATAAAGCAGCT ATGTCGGATCCAGGAAGGTATCTTCAGTGTGTGAGAACCCTCAGGGACTATGCTGGAAAAGGATGCTGGGAAGCACAG CTGTCTCTGGCTAAAGTGTTCAGCATTGGGAATCCGCTGGGTTTGGATTCCAAGGCCTGCTCAGAGATAGTGGCCCAGATTTTCAACTCGGTACATCAACACAGCACTCAGGGTATGCTCAGACGAGGCGTTAAGGACACCATGAG GTACATCCTGGTGGACTGGCTCGTGGAGGTGACCACCATGAAGGACTTCTCCAGCCAGACCCTGCACGTGACAGTGGGTTGCGTGGACCGATACCTGGCTCTGCGTTCTGTGCCAAAGGCCCGCCTTCAGCTGTTAGGAATTGCTTGCATGGTGGTTTGTACACG atATGTAAGCAAAGAAATCCTGACCATACGCGAGGCCGTTTGGCTGACGGACAACACCTACAAATATGAAGACCTGGTGCGAATGATGGGGGAGGTTGTGTCTGTGCTGAAAGGAAAAATAAGG AGCCCCACGCTGCTGGACTACAGGGAGGTGCTGCTGTTTCTGCTCCCCCTGGAGAGGCGGTCCACTTATCTGTTCAGCTATATCTGTGAGCTGTCGCTGCTCTACTCTGCTCTCGCCACTACACCTCCTGCCAAACTGGCCTGCACTGCACTGCTCCTCACAAGGGTGCTGCATCACTATG CAGGTCCTGTCTGGCCCACTCTGTTGAGGGACTACACAGGATTTACCAAGGAGGACCTTGTTCCTCTCTCTGTGCTGCTCTATGTCAAATG TTTCAGTCAAGATGTGCCCAAAGACTACAGGCACGTGTCTCTGACTGGAGTCAAGCAGCGCTTTGAAGACGAGGCCTATCAGGAgatcagcaaagaaaag GTGATGGACTTTAAAGAGCTCTGTCAGATCTTGGAGATTCCTGAAGCTGAGCCTCAGATGGAGCCTCCTAGTCCAACAAGTGGTCAACCAGCAGACATCCATACCTTCCTGGCTTCTCCATCAAATACTAGCAAGAG GAGACGCGATGACTGCACACAGGACCACCGGAGCGGCCTCGTGGCCACGCCCACGGCAGAGCTGTCCAATCAGGAGGAGATGCTACTGGGAGACATCCTGGACTGGAGTCTGGACTCTTCCTGCTCCGGTTACGAGGGGGACCGCGAGGAAGACAGCGAGACTGAGAAAGATGGGGATT ga
- the LOC124862919 gene encoding cyclin-F-like isoform X2 gives MKAGVVHCRCSKCYSIPARKRVRKRSSTLTLLSLPEEIFLYVLRCLSAEDLLSVRAVHSQLRDIVDGHNSVWARVSFRDTWPSPNVLWLFERAAEKGNFEAAVKLGIAYLYNEGPLLSDEGRADVCGRKASHFFSLAESLLSPKADPFTWVFIRSPWSPTGSCCKAVVFDHLKAECESNMEKRGPLLHCLARVLLLFEEEEKRSDAVAMLEESSQAGCLQSSYLLWEHSHKAAMSDPGRYLQCVRTLRDYAGKGCWEAQLSLAKVFSIGNPLGLDSKACSEIVAQIFNSVHQHSTQGMLRRGVKDTMRYILVDWLVEVTTMKDFSSQTLHVTVGCVDRYLALRSVPKARLQLLGIACMVVCTRYVSKEILTIREAVWLTDNTYKYEDLVRMMGEVVSVLKGKIRSPTLLDYREVLLFLLPLERRSTYLFSYICELSLLYSALATTPPAKLACTALLLTRVLHHYGPVWPTLLRDYTGFTKEDLVPLSVLLYVKCFSQDVPKDYRHVSLTGVKQRFEDEAYQEISKEKVMDFKELCQILEIPEAEPQMEPPSPTSGQPADIHTFLASPSNTSKRRRDDCTQDHRSGLVATPTAELSNQEEMLLGDILDWSLDSSCSGYEGDREEDSETEKDGDFSMISIKLHPLADGDDKLECCRALSSDDDSFCEAYSDGSKDCPDQEPSASSADHHSSGYLSSSSIVTRTFRTFTASLGAASAKAQPGFHLLVPMQRPRGTSTRQLKRKNVAAHSGGEVEREDGDVHSAIAGFMSL, from the exons ATGAAAGCGGGCG tcgTCCACTGCCGTTGTTCGAAATGCTACTCAATTCCTGCCCGGAAGCGGGTCCGTAAGCGATCTTCAACCCTAACTCTGCTATCGTTACCTGAGGAAATTTTTCTCTATGTTCTCCGATGTCTGTCTGCGGAGGACCTCCTGTCTGTCAGAGCG GTACATTCACAGCTCCGGGACATTGTTGACGGCCACAACAGTGTGTGGGCCAGAGTCAGTTTCAGGGACACATGGCCATCGCCTAATGTTTTATGGCTGTTTGAAAG GGCTGCCGAGAAAGGGAACTTTGAAGCTGCTGTGAAACTTGGGATTGCCTATTTGTACAACGAAGGAC CTTTGTTGAGCGATGAAGGGCGAGCAGATGTATGCGGTCGAAAAGCCTCCCACTTCTTCAGCTTGGCGGAGAGCCTGCTCTCTCCCAAAGCGGATCCCTTCACTTGGGTTTTCATCCGTTCTCCGTGGTCGCCCACTGGCAGCTGCTGCAAGGCCGTGGTGTTCGATCACCTAAAGGCTGAGTGTGAAAGCAATATG GAGAAGAGGGGCCCTTTGTTGCACTGTTTGGCCAGAGTTTTGCTCCTGTTTGAA GAGGAAGAAAAGCGATCAGATGCTGTAGCCATGCTGGAGGAGTCATCGCAGGCCGGCTGCTTGCAGAGTTCATACTTGTTGTGGGAGCACAGCCATAAAGCAGCT ATGTCGGATCCAGGAAGGTATCTTCAGTGTGTGAGAACCCTCAGGGACTATGCTGGAAAAGGATGCTGGGAAGCACAG CTGTCTCTGGCTAAAGTGTTCAGCATTGGGAATCCGCTGGGTTTGGATTCCAAGGCCTGCTCAGAGATAGTGGCCCAGATTTTCAACTCGGTACATCAACACAGCACTCAGGGTATGCTCAGACGAGGCGTTAAGGACACCATGAG GTACATCCTGGTGGACTGGCTCGTGGAGGTGACCACCATGAAGGACTTCTCCAGCCAGACCCTGCACGTGACAGTGGGTTGCGTGGACCGATACCTGGCTCTGCGTTCTGTGCCAAAGGCCCGCCTTCAGCTGTTAGGAATTGCTTGCATGGTGGTTTGTACACG atATGTAAGCAAAGAAATCCTGACCATACGCGAGGCCGTTTGGCTGACGGACAACACCTACAAATATGAAGACCTGGTGCGAATGATGGGGGAGGTTGTGTCTGTGCTGAAAGGAAAAATAAGG AGCCCCACGCTGCTGGACTACAGGGAGGTGCTGCTGTTTCTGCTCCCCCTGGAGAGGCGGTCCACTTATCTGTTCAGCTATATCTGTGAGCTGTCGCTGCTCTACTCTGCTCTCGCCACTACACCTCCTGCCAAACTGGCCTGCACTGCACTGCTCCTCACAAGGGTGCTGCATCACTATG GTCCTGTCTGGCCCACTCTGTTGAGGGACTACACAGGATTTACCAAGGAGGACCTTGTTCCTCTCTCTGTGCTGCTCTATGTCAAATG TTTCAGTCAAGATGTGCCCAAAGACTACAGGCACGTGTCTCTGACTGGAGTCAAGCAGCGCTTTGAAGACGAGGCCTATCAGGAgatcagcaaagaaaag GTGATGGACTTTAAAGAGCTCTGTCAGATCTTGGAGATTCCTGAAGCTGAGCCTCAGATGGAGCCTCCTAGTCCAACAAGTGGTCAACCAGCAGACATCCATACCTTCCTGGCTTCTCCATCAAATACTAGCAAGAG GAGACGCGATGACTGCACACAGGACCACCGGAGCGGCCTCGTGGCCACGCCCACGGCAGAGCTGTCCAATCAGGAGGAGATGCTACTGGGAGACATCCTGGACTGGAGTCTGGACTCTTCCTGCTCCGGTTACGAGGGGGACCGCGAGGAAGACAGCGAGACTGAGAAAGATGGGGATT TTTCCATGATCTCTATCAAGCTGCACCCGCTGGCTGATGGAGATGATAAACTGGAGTGCTGCCGAGCTCTCTCTAGCGACGACGACAGTTTCTGTGAAGCATACAGTGATGGGAGCAAAGATTGCCCAGACCAAGAACCATCTGCCTCGTCCGCAGATCATCACAGCTCAGGATACTTATCCTCGTCCTCCATAGTGACCCGCACGTTCAGGACCTTTACTGCCTCTCTTGGCGCAGCCTCTGCCAAAGCCCAGCCGGGTTTCCACCTCTTGGTGCCCATGCAGAGGCCCCGGGGCACCTCCACCAGACAGTTGAAGAGGAAGAACGTAGCGGCTCACAGTGGCGGTGAGGTGGAAAGGGAAGACGGAGATGTTCATTCGGCAATAGCAGGGTTCATGAGCCTGTGA